One region of Thunnus thynnus chromosome 14, fThuThy2.1, whole genome shotgun sequence genomic DNA includes:
- the pprc1 gene encoding peroxisome proliferator-activated receptor gamma coactivator-related protein 1: protein MAVRWGAAGEETLTACNMDFFPMDTLDEADGLSSGETLEALQSCLDPSILSIFEDTPTTETKGIDDESEATLLTALTEILDNVDDENLSPFDTLPDSDLLSGQKGREHSPLRRLLCLSRSPPEKDTLCSARPLSTGKSLPRIQSDSLQRSDGEEEEDGSLTLSPVSHDSSPDNDLLGWEGLTLPLPVTFEQECEDGVSVSLGDLVRHMHPYCMAICVENDEGEQMLPEGGILLEVVDQGENGEPILAIPDMDLPVSLPLKEQSSENEQKVSEDAEEVASDSSEHIVVDDDDDDDDNKDETVSEVPVKIAAPATSESCSDVKDEMIVKKEKEEIKAKSPSRRKKKKKCKKECQPEPVEGRVLRSGSIRKTAEELSKKPEKRLNKKEKKVPKVPVASAPASSSSKPKKLNSCQTETQPEVTTTMLSPEISVKVATPVSPRQDTILLSASPERSQPSCPPTAAISPQSDEMAEQTATATDKPEDSSAAPSAVLPATQAAPVSPDCPAAAPSTVTSQVTPAVSEALPPMAPAVPEPKPKSLSLAEYRRLRQQKKPAPVEKQDDNSTKWPSLPELPKELPPIPCLPDPSPKDPRRPNPQAAKVELEEIRPAWQPRGPCAPPTPEALLVPPSYMVASSSKVPAATAAVRKPQQSPEPQTVLTPKPTLSQNPSGGVPSSVKNVPAHQPTAAQPAVPCVPQSSGSQSSLKPSTQLMPSAGGRCPPTLSGDKSEVIERHQSQPVSPKSVELSKTCSKTTTEAITATVPAPTSPQTTVSQKAPEVTAPTALNRPSTSSKPITTDTQPCSTLATHPMYFQSEKAESIVKPTTAAVPPKAKSPTQELIESFTSEIGIEAADLTSLLEQFEETQAKEEQCVPEVSGRAAAVGNSSVESAPEKTVVDRVRANDLSSTAALTPPATPPHQMWKPLAPVALLGKSKAAEASKPSPSKVIQIEARPLPSVRSRSKPTPAVATVAPELACMDHDYCLPNKGASSGEPGKRWNVKQQSFITIKPIKQPTATTTKTSPAAPESSFQSTINRALTTKAQEFPLTEPLDHRTDRMESSSVLETPDASPARQENDTTVKEGDLRHGPFSRSYRRHAASRTPSPNERTGGRSRKRRSRRSPSPVSSGSESDSHSSRSRSSSRSPSKKRYRPRHSESSSSSSRSSSRSSPSVSRSPPRRRRYSYSSSRSGSWSRSRSRSQSPHSRAQWSRSRGLYSPSYRPSYGQRPQNAEEVKRRKEKAIEERRVVYIGRIRGTMTQRELKDRFSLFGEIEDCTLHFRDHGDNYGFVTYYNTKDAFTAIENGSKLRKPDELPFDLCFGGRRQFCQTSYADLDCSREYEPMPAKAKFNALDFDTLLKQAQQNLKR, encoded by the exons ATGGCGGTGCGGTGGGGAGCAGCAGGCGAGGAGACTTTAACTGCCTGCAATATGGATTTCTTCCCCATGGATACACTAGACGAG gcTGATGGGTTGAGCTCTGGGGAAACCCTGGAGGCCCTTCAAAGCTGCTTAGACCCCTCCATCCTTTCTATATTTGAGGACACCCCAACAACAGAG ACTAAAGGAATAGATGATGAGAGTGAAGCCACGCTGCTAACCGCCCTGACTGAAATTCTTGACAATGTGGATGATGAAAACCTGTCCCCGTTTGACACACTGCCTGACTCAGACCTACTGTCGGGTCAGAAGGGCAGGGAACACTCTCCG CTCAGGAGATTGTTGTGTCTGTCCCGTTCCCCCCCAGAGAAAGATACACTATGTAGTGCAAGACCTTTATCAACTGGAAAG AGCCTCCCCAGGATACAGTCAGACTCTCTGCAGAGAAGTGatggggaagaggaggaagatggctCTCTCACTCTGAGCCCAGTGAGCCACGATTCGTCTCCTGACAACGACCTGCTCGGCTGGGAAGGTCTGACCCTCCCGCTTCCCGTCACCTTTGAGCAGGAGTGTGAGGATGGTGTTTCAGTGAGCCTGGGGGACTTGGTCAGGCATATGCACCCATACTGTATGGCCATTTGTGTGGAGAACGACGAGGGGGAACAGATGCTGCCCGAAGGAGGAATCTTACTCGAGGTTGTAGACCAGGGGGAAAATGGAGAGCCCATCCTGGCCATCCCAGACATGGAcctccctgtctctctgccACTTAAAGAGCAGTCTTCGGAAAATGAGCAGAAAGTTTCAGAGGATGCAGAAGAAGTGGCCTCAGACAGTTCTGAGCATATAGTCGTcgatgatgatgacgacgacgacgacaACAAAGATGAAACGGTCAGCGAGGTTCCAGTGAAAATTGCAGCCCCAGCAACATCAGAATCATGTTCAGATGTGAAAGATGAGATGATcgtaaagaaagagaaggaagagattAAAGCGAAAAGCCCCTCccggagaaaaaagaaaaagaaatgcaagAAAGAGTGCCAACCCGAACCTGTGGAGGGAAGGGTCCTTAGGAGTGGCTCAATAAGAAAGACAGCAGAAGAATTGTccaaaaagcctgaaaaaaggttaaacaaaaaagagaagaaagtcCCAAAGGTTCCAGTTGCCTCAGCTCCAGCTTCTTCCTCTTCAAAACCTAAGAAATTAAATTCATGCCAAACTGAAACACAACCTGAGGTCACCACAACAATGTTGTCACCTGAAATTAGTGTGAAAGTTGCCACACCAGTGTCACCTAGACAGGACACAATTCTGTTAAGTGCTAGCCCTGAGAGGAGCCAACCTAGCTGTCCACCCACAGCAGCGATTTCCCCGCAGTCCGATGAAATGGCTGAACAGACGGCAACAGCTACTGACAAGCCGGAAGATTCATCAGCAGCTCCCTCTGCTGTCCTGCCTGCCACCCAGGCAGCGCCAGTGTCTCCAGACTGCCCTGCAGCTGCTCCAAGCACAGTAACATCCCAAGTGACACCAGCTGTTAGCGAGGCCCTCCCTCCTATGGCTCCTGCAGTCCCAGAGCCAAAGCCCAAGTCCCTCAGCCTAGCGGAGTACCGGCGGctcagacagcagaaaaaaCCCGCTCCAGTGGAAAAACAGGACGACAACAGCACCAAGTGGCCCAGCCTTCCAGAGCTCCCCAAAGAGCTCCCCCCTATTCCCTGCCTGCCTGACCCCAGCCCTAAAGATCCTCGACGCCCCAACCCCCAGGCAGCGAAGGTGGAATTAGAGGAGATCAGACCTGCCTGGCAGCCAAGGGGACCGTGTGCACCACCCACCCCCGAGGCGCTGTTGGTGCCACCATCCTACATGGTGGCCTCGTCCAGCAAGGTTCccgctgctactgctgctgttcGCAAACCTCAGCAATCACCAGAACCCCAAACAGTTTTGACCCCTAAACCTACTCTATCCCAGAATCCTTCAGGAGGAGTGCCTAGTTCAGTGAAAAATGTACCCGCACATCAACCCACTGCAGCTCAGCCTGCAGTACCATGTGTGCCTCAGAGTTCTGGATCTCAATCTTCTTTAAAACCATCCACTCAGCTCATGCCATCAGCAGGCGGGAGGTGTCCTCCTACGCTTTCAGGAGATAAGAGTGAAGTCATCGAAAGGCATCAATCTCAGCCTGTATCTCCTAAGTCTGTAGAGCTCAGTAAAACCTGTTCTAAAACCACTACAGAGGCAATCACTGCTACTGTGCCTGCTCCCACTTCCCCCCAGACCACTGTTTCTCAGAAAGCGCCAGAGGTCACTGCTCCTACCGCATTAAATAGGCCCAGCACATCATCCAAACCCATAACCACCGATACCCAGCCCTGTTCTACTCTGGCTACACATCCCATGTACTTCCAGAGCGAAAAAGCGGAATCTATTGTGAAACCCACTACAGCAGCGGTACCTCCAAAGGCAAAGAGCCCCACACAGGAGCTGATCGAGTCCTTCACCAGTGAGATAG GTATTGAAGCTGCTGATCTGACCAGCCTGCTGGAGCAGTTTGAGGAAACCCAAG CCAAAGAGGAACAATGTGTGCCGGAGGTCTCTGGTAGAGCAGCAGCTGTAGGAAACTCTAG TGTTGAGTCGGCTCCAGAGAAAACGGTAGTGGACCGTGTGAGAGCTAATGATCTCTCAAGTACTGCAG CTCTGACTCCTCCAGCCACTCCTCCCCACCAGATGTGGAAACCTCTGGCCCCTGTGGCCCTGCTGGGAAAGAGCAAGGCTGCCGAGGCCTCAAAGCCGAGCCCCTCCAAGGTTATTCAGATAGAAGCCCGACCCCTGCCCTCAGTCAGGTCCCGCAGCAAACCCACTCCTGCTGTCGCCACTGTAGCCCCCGAGCTAGCGTGCATGGACCACGACTACTGCCTCCCCAACAAAGGTGCTTCCAGCGGAGAGCCAGGCAAGCGTTGGAATGTCAAACAGCAATCTTTCATCACTATTAAACCAATTAAGCAACCCACTGCAACCACTACAAAGACATCCCCAGCTGCCCCAGAATCCTCTTTCCAGTCTACCATAAACCGTGCGCTCACAACCAAAGCACAAGAATTTCCACTGACAGAGCCCCTGGATCACAGGACTGATAGGATGGAGAGCAGCTCTGTTCTGGAGACACCTGACGCTTCTCCTGCTCGGCAAGAGAACGATACCACTGTTAAAGAAGGCGACCTGAGGCACGGGCCTTTCAGCAGGTCCTACCGTCGGCACGCCGCTTCTCGCACACCCAGCCCCAATGAGAGGACTGGAGGCCGGTCTAGAAAAAGAAGATCCCGTCGTTCTCCCAGCCCTGTGTCCAGCGGTTCAGAATCGGACTCCCATTCCTCTAGATCTCGGTCTAGTTCCCGCTCTCCATCTAAGAAAAG GTATCGTCCCCGTCACTCCGAGAGTTCCAGCTCCTCTTCCCGTTCTTCTTCTCGGTCCTCTCCCTCGGTGTCTCGCTCCCCTCCCAGGAGGAGAAGGTACTCATATTCCTCTTCTCGTTCTGGCTCATGGAGTCGCTCCAGATCGCGGTCTCAATCCCCTCACAGTCGAGCTCAGTGGAGTAGAAGCAGAGGATTGTACAG TCCGTCATACCGGCCCAGCTATGGTCAAAGGCCACAAAATGCTGAAGAGGTGAAGAGACGCAAGGAGAAAGCCATT GAGGAACGGCGGGTTGTTTACATTGGTCGAATTCGGGGCACAATGACCCAAAGGGAACTCAAAGACCGCTTCTCTTTATTTGGCGAGATTGAGGACTGCACTCTGCACTTTAGAGATCATGG GGACAACTATGGGTTTGTGACTTATTACAACACCAAGGATGCTTTCACGGCCATTGAGAATGGAAGCAAGCTACGCAAACCTGACGAGCTGCCATTTGATCTCTGTTTCGGTGGAAGGAGACAGTTCTGCCAGACCAGCTATGCTGACCTGG ATTGCAGTAGAGAGTACGAACCGATGCCTGCAAAAGCCAAGTTTAATGCACTAGACTTCGACACTTTACTGAAGCAGGCCCAGCAGAATCTGAAGAGGTAA